From the genome of Acidaminococcus sp.:
TTATTGCGTCCTTTGTTGATTTCTGAACCGGAATGGCCTCCCGTAAGCCCCTTGACGTCAAGGAGCAGCGGTGTTCCTTCGTAAGCCTCACGCGACACGGGGAAATGACACAGAAGATCGACCCCGCCGGCGCAGCTGACCGTAAAGATGCCTTCGTCTTCGGAGTCAAGGTTGATCATCCGGCGGCCCTTGAGAGGAGAAACATCGAGTGCTGCTGCCCCGACCATGCCAATTTCCTCATCGATGGTATAGACAATCTCAAGGGGCGGATGAGGAATCTCGTCATCATCGAGAAGAGCGAGTCCCATAGCAACGGCAATGCCATCGTCCCCGCCGAGCGTCGTACCTTTGGCGTAAATCGTGTCGCCGTCGCGAACGAGGTCAAGGCCTTCCCGTTCCATATCCTTGGTGCAGGATGGCACCTTGTCGCAGACCATATCCATATGACCCTGCAGGATAACCGGTGCAGCCTGTTCATAACCGGTTGAAGCCTTCTTAAAGATGATAATATTGCCAGTCTTATCCTGGATAACGCGAAGGTTTCGTTTTTCAGCAAAGGCTGCGAGCCAGTCACTGATGGCTCTCGTGTGGCGGGAGCCGCGGGGAATAGCAGAAATTTCTTCAAAAAAATGAAAGACACGCTGCGGTTCAATTTGACTAAGTACGGCCATGATTTATTCTTTCCTCCAGGTAATGAATTCCTGCCGGGCAAGCATCTGCATAAAAACAATCAGTCGCTCATAAAGAGGATGAGCCTTTTCACCGAAGTGATTTTCAATCACATCGGCCAGTTCTCCCACCGTCTTCTTCCCATCCATATTGAGCCAGAGCACGCTGCCAAATGCGTCAAGGTCAACATGGCTGACTCGGGGGCGGTCGAAGAGATTCTGGGCCACTCTGTCAAAGAAGCCGCGGTGCTCGATATGAATCGTAACAAATCCCTCTTCATCCTGGCTCCACCGAAAACGGCTGGTCCGGCAAGGGATCCGGTCCAGATAATTTTCCTTGTTTTCTTTCATCATACTCTCCCAACAGACAGGTGCCAGGCCACAGAGTCCTGCAGCCTGGCACTGATCTAGATTTTTATCAGGAACGAGCCTTTCTGCCTTTCTGGCAGAATACATAAATCGTTGCTACAAGAACAGCGAAGAACACAATACCACCGACATTACCCAGGTTGACAGACTTGGAAATATCGAGGTTAAGGTTCATGACAGCGAAGACTGCCAGGAGAATCCCGACGAGACCTTCACCGGCGATGAGCCCGGAGCTGTAAAGTACACCGGACTGCACGCAGTCGTTCTTTTCCGTATCATCCTTGAACTTGCGGGATTCCACGTAGCGGCGTAAGAGTCCTCCGACCATAATCGGAGCGGACAGATGAATCGGAAGGTAAATACCGATGGCAACGGCCAGAACCGGAATGCCCAGAATCCACATGGCAATGGAAAGGAACACGCCGATGAGAACGAGGTTCCAAGGCAGATTGCCCATCATAACGCCTTCCACGACCATCTTCATAAGCATGGCCTGCGGTGCCGGAAGTTCAGCAGAGCCGTAGCCCCAAGCCGAATTGAGCAGATACATGATGCTGCCGATAGCAATAGCGGAGCAAACAACACCGATCATTTCGCCGATCTGCTGTTTCTTCGGAGTAGCCCCGACGAGGAAGCCCGTCTTGAGGTCCTGAGAAATATCACCGGCAATAGCGGCAACGACGCAGATAATACCGCCGATGGAAATAGCCGTTACCATACCTGCAGCTCCGTCACTGCCTGTATTCTTGAGCAGCAGCGTGGAAACAAGGAGCGTAGCAATGGCCATGCCGGAAACAGGGTTGTTGGAAGAACCGATGAGTCCGACCATACGGGAAGAAACAGTTGCAAAGAAGAAACCGAAAATAGCTACGAGCAGAGCGCCAAACGCATTGAGCGGAATCGTAGGAATAGCCCACAGCGCTACAATAATGATAAGGATTCCGGCCAGCAGAGTCTTCATGGAGAGATCCTGCTCCGTGCGCAGGGTCGATTCACCGTTTTGGCCAAAATCGCCCAGGGCATCATGGAAGGTCCGGATGATGAGCGGCAGGGATTCCAACAAGCCAATGAGTCCGCCTGTCAGAACGGCACCGGCGCCGATATAACGGATGTACGTTCCCCACAGGGAGAAGGATCCTCCCTTGGCAAGGAGTTCAGCGACAGTCACCTTAGCAGGGAAAAGCACGGCACCGCTGCCAAATACGGCAATCATCGGCATGATGACAAACCAGGCCAGAACGCCGCCGGCAAACATATAAGAAGAAACCTTGAATCCACAGATATAACCGACACCGGCAAGGGCTGGCAGAACATCGAGACCAAATCCGGCTCCCTTGTACCCTGGAATTTCCGTATGAACTTCACTGGGGAACAGCTTCAGTCCATCAGCGATGAATTTGTAGACGGCTGCAATGCCAAGTCCGGCAAACACGGTAGATGCCTTGGCACCGCCTTCTTCACCGGCAATAAGAACTTCTGCGCAAGCCTGCCCTTCCGGATAGGCGAGAACGCCGTGTTCCTTTACGATAAGGGCGCGGCGCAGGGGTACCATGAACAGGATACCCAGGAGACCGCCAAACAAGGCAATCAGCCCGATTTCCAACATGGAAGGTTCTGCTACGACGCCTTCCTGGGCCCACATAAACAGAGCCGGCAGGGTGAAGATAGCACCGGCTGCCACCGATTCACCGGCAGAACCGATTGTCTGCACCATGTTGTTTTCCAGAATGGAATCCCGTTTCAGAATAAAACGAATGATACCCATACTGAGTACGGCGGCAGGGATGGATGCTGAAATTGTCATGCCGACACGCAGTCCCAGGTAAGCATTGGCAGCACCGAATACGATGGCCAGGATGGCCCCTAACACGACAGAAACCGTGGTCATTTCCGGAGCCACGCGGTCAGCCGGGATGTAGGGATGGAATGATTGATCTTCCATAAGTGACACCTCTCTTTTTGAATTCATGATGGAAATAAAGATACGACAACTGCTATAAAAAACGTGGAAAAGAGCCTGGCAGATTTACTCCATTCCAGGCTCAAAGCCGCGTGAGATTTCGTCTCCTGTAAACATGTGTGT
Proteins encoded in this window:
- a CDS encoding PqqD family protein; this translates as MMKENKENYLDRIPCRTSRFRWSQDEEGFVTIHIEHRGFFDRVAQNLFDRPRVSHVDLDAFGSVLWLNMDGKKTVGELADVIENHFGEKAHPLYERLIVFMQMLARQEFITWRKE
- a CDS encoding oligopeptide transporter, OPT family, whose protein sequence is MEDQSFHPYIPADRVAPEMTTVSVVLGAILAIVFGAANAYLGLRVGMTISASIPAAVLSMGIIRFILKRDSILENNMVQTIGSAGESVAAGAIFTLPALFMWAQEGVVAEPSMLEIGLIALFGGLLGILFMVPLRRALIVKEHGVLAYPEGQACAEVLIAGEEGGAKASTVFAGLGIAAVYKFIADGLKLFPSEVHTEIPGYKGAGFGLDVLPALAGVGYICGFKVSSYMFAGGVLAWFVIMPMIAVFGSGAVLFPAKVTVAELLAKGGSFSLWGTYIRYIGAGAVLTGGLIGLLESLPLIIRTFHDALGDFGQNGESTLRTEQDLSMKTLLAGILIIIVALWAIPTIPLNAFGALLVAIFGFFFATVSSRMVGLIGSSNNPVSGMAIATLLVSTLLLKNTGSDGAAGMVTAISIGGIICVVAAIAGDISQDLKTGFLVGATPKKQQIGEMIGVVCSAIAIGSIMYLLNSAWGYGSAELPAPQAMLMKMVVEGVMMGNLPWNLVLIGVFLSIAMWILGIPVLAVAIGIYLPIHLSAPIMVGGLLRRYVESRKFKDDTEKNDCVQSGVLYSSGLIAGEGLVGILLAVFAVMNLNLDISKSVNLGNVGGIVFFAVLVATIYVFCQKGRKARS